DNA sequence from the Spodoptera frugiperda isolate SF20-4 chromosome 15, AGI-APGP_CSIRO_Sfru_2.0, whole genome shotgun sequence genome:
CTGCCTGTCTGTATCGTTTGACACAACGGTGGATCACAGATACTGATACCTACACCCAACGTTCGACTCACTGAACGGTATGTGTGACCTTCGTCGATCATTGTCACAGCTCTAGCGAATTCAGTAGCTGACAAATCACTCATTTTGGCAACGCActtcgtaacgcctctggtgtttcaagtgtccatgggcggcggcgattgcttatcatcaggtgatacgtctgctcgtatgccataaaaaaaccattttGAAATTCCCGAGTATTTTTGGTATTCGATATGTGCAGTAAAAAGGCCAAAGATACTCATAAATCTAACACATCCAATGGTCGTACCTTTATCGCCTCCGTGTTGCTAAGAATTttcatacttaaataaaagtcCCGATTATGTTTTTGCTAATACTTACAATGTTTGAGCCTATAGGACTGGGCTTGTGGGACAATTagtaaacacaaaacaattagtgtgttcaaatcaaataaacctataataaaacaatggatACTAACTGGCTGGATACTGAGGCATGGCGATATAATAGCGATGAGTACGATCGTTACTAAAACGTAATGCTGCACACCGGGTGCCATGGCTGATCTCCACAGTAGACAGTGACACCTCCCCTGAATAAAAGATtacttgaaataattaattataccgTATGGAACAAACACATATGACTTAATTTCAACCACATATTTGTtgtcatcttggctgacaatgtACGGTGAATGAGCGACATAGGCCTggtagttaattaaaaaaagtgcaGTTTTGACTTTAAACCAGTTTGAACATCCTCGTCGCGTGTCCGTAGCATACCTTGACAACGTGCATCATACAGCTCTTGTGTGGCCAAGTATCATGGAGCTGCTCACACAGAATTTATTACTTGAACaagaacaaatatatttttaccttcAATCGACGACCAAGCATGAagatgaaaatatataaaaaaagaaagtaagtaagtagataCCTTAAAGAGTATCGAtgaatattgatatattttaattatggtTCCGTTAGATAACGAAGCTACACTAAACTACAACTAGGCTCTTAGGTGCATACCTACTCATTAAGTGCATATAATGTAGGTGCTAGGTACCTAGAATCTACCTAATTGCAGTTACTAACTACTTATTGCATGTATCAAGAAAGGTGACATTAGCTTAATGCTTACGAAAATTACATCCGTCATTAGGTTTGCTTTCGCATTTACTTTTCTTTCACAAATGCACATGCACACCTGAAACTTAAGTACTTACCTATAGCTATactgtataggtaggtacgatCATATGTAACCGAGGTAACGATAGATAGTAGGTAtctgtttatatgtatttatggcTATAGAAATACGAACTTATTTTATGACATTTGGAAGTAACCactaaagtaattaaaaatccCATTCAGTCATATGGAGTATTTACAATAGGGTACTAAATTTTTGGGTTAGCAAGTAAAACAGGCACCAAACAACTGTTAGTGTTATGAATTCAACTGCTTTTATTCAACAGATATAAAACAGATAAGTGGGAGTCAACAATTTACCTACGCCATTAATTACttgtaacatacatacactccACTTGACTCAGACCAGGAACaatgtgtggatcacacaaagagtttcttcgtgcaggaattgaaccaaggaattgcccagccaccacgccaaccgtgccaAATTGTTAGAATAGTTAAAAAAGCGATAATAAGTAGTACCTAATTGCGTTTTGTTAGGAGCTTTAGAACCTTCTGAAAACAAATAGGTAAGTACCTTCTGACACGGCAATgtagtttattattaagtagatGTATCGTGTACAAATTCAATCTCTTTCGTAACACAGAAATGCGGAAAACCAAACCTGTCTTACAAGATCGACTTCACTTTTCCAAAGTTAAACGAATGAGTGATATACCTTTACCTACTACTTATCTATCTCCCTACCAAGCTACTTTAGCCACAAAGGAGAATATTTCATGTAACAACTTGACAACTTCAacaatataggtaggtaagtaggtaggtacctacttgcaCTAACAGACATTAGGTATTTGTTCTATGCATGGTTTGTTCTATTGATGTAACGAATGTAATTTTTTAGACATTCCGCAAATTAATATCTGCCGACCAAAGGTCCAAAATTTCAAGGTTCTTATCAAGTCTTTGAAGAATTCGAATTAGATTAAAATATCGAcgaaatataagtaaatataaactaaaaaaaaaacactattagcttttgttgaaaattttaagaccttttttaaggagggaaaatcatccaatgacatttcACCCCTTGGGCgcggcgaaagggagtgtcagactctcgctaactaaaaaccaccccattcctactcctgccctacTTTACCCTACCTACCCTAGAGGCTGCCGCGGTAACCCACAAGGTAGATACTTAGAGATCGAAGCGCGATCTCCGATGCCCGGAGTGTTTCGCGACGGctagggcgtgaggaggttcatTCCCTCACACGCGCATCAGCACCCCAGTCCACCTATTTCCGcgccatggcctgaaccaatgccggacgcgaaaGGTCGCCGtggccgaccacatccctgaagACACGGCAGAGCTCACACACataccgccaccgtatgctccaccgtgtactcgcagtgatgacacccagGCGTTTGCTGCCatccaatcagaaacaggaacctaccgaagctcccatgtccggtaagctcctgtgtcaggcggtaggtaAGGACACCACCATAGTTTCTGTCAAGCCAAACCACTCCTTGAAGAGGAGACTTACCGCCGCAATGCCTTACAGCAAAAACAGCCTAGCACTCGGTTGCCATTCCGCTACCAGATTACGCCGGAGCTCGTCTCGTCATGAACTAATCTGGAGTTTTCCAGAAATTTTAAGACCTACAACattactttaatatattattaaacttacagaaaaaaaaatcttaattcacATATGGGACTTATGTGGACCCCCGACAATTTATTCCTAATGGTGAATTCAAGGCATCCACcaaaaggggattgaccaatttgtatgggactttggctatttttgaacaagcacttcagctaataatatatgtttgatttaatagttcatatcagtaagaatgaagatacaaacttagttttgtatcaaggttttatatttagacatttttttacattttattgaaactggttatgcatgaaataaaacatttttttctattaaaatgcattattaatccgattcatatgtaattaaaatatggccaaggaactcggcaggtggattcataattttctggtaccttgcccagcttaaaaaccaaataatagttattatatgtgcacatcaacctactgttctatgacccaccatgcagttgcagcaataatgttttatggctgtcctgcctttagtgtttttttcataaaatatatatacaaaatatgttttcctactaatgtgtctgctttgtattttcccacgcaataaattggagtttcaacactcacaatgcaaaagaacaaagcgaataatatctgtcattttgacgaaaaacacaacagattgacagcagattggcagcactaaagtcaaattcatagccaactactacaaatacttggtcttatcataacaaataccaataaaaatcgatatttttaaagtacaaattgatacaaagttattagcgtcagacatttactaaaatataaataaaattattggtaaattacatttttgttgagcagcctgttcaaaaatagacagatttggacaatctcctttgtcTCCTccctaattttaattaactcctGAAGTCTACTTAGACCGTAAAGTACCTGCCACAGTAAAGTTAAAGTACATGATCGATaaactgtagaagtgttaattccgtacattcaaaatattgaaaaaaaaaatctatctatactaatatgtgtgtttgtttgtttgtttaaacgcgctattTTCcgtaactactggtccgatttgaaaaattatttttgggttggatagtgcatttatcgaggaaggctataggctattaaacattTCGCTATGACCtataggagtcgagcagagcgggtgaaaccgcttggaagtagctagtagtagATAAGGGTGTTATACTAAAAAGACACTAAAGCCAAAAATGTGATAGCATAGAGATTAAATTGTCTTAAGCATAATGTCtagtttctttatttcttaaggACATGCTGTGGCTTGTTTTATAGGTGCCTATTTGTCGATATATTATGACGCACTCCTCGAGGTCACCCATCCCCAGACTGGCGACAGCAATGTTGCTCAACCTTAAAGCGGTTCCTTTCGTTCATgaagtataatatataatttaaatgttatcaaGGTAAAAAAAACCGCTGAAGAGAAACGGAATGTGTTTACATTGCTACGTGCAAAATTCTATATCTCCGTAGACCTTTAGCTGAAAACGTGctgtttaaaactttaataggtaatataatatacctaagtatGTACCCACGTCTTTAATTTACAAtgttaataagtaggtacttggtAATTCTACCTACGTGCTATATCCAATAGGTACATTTCCAACAGATACCATTTTTTTAGGattaaaatcatccaaatatTACTCCTCCCAAGAGGGTGAGGGAGATTATAGGAAGTGTCAGCCTCTTATCATAAAAAATCCTCTTATTGACTAACAACCATCCCGTCCGTTtagtaatatacctaataccaattaattaatcatttatcttacttattatttaccCCCATACTCCCCAAGGGAACACAAATTTAAAGAAGTTGTAGAGAAAAGTAAGTATCACAAAACCCATAGAAGACGaaatatttgcaataaatatgtaggtacttaaagttttttttttatctttgaccTTCAAAATTGCAGATATACTTTACGAGATATTATGTTACTTACATGCAAGTTTAACCCCTTAAGACTCTCATATTCGACTAATTTGACagctaattttaaaatgataattatttactttatcacACTTAGGTACATTATACACATAAACGGCATAAGAtcaataagaaattaaatatttgttttttatctttGGTACCCATAGGTAGATGCAGTCGCCCTGcgatatgtaggtacctacctagataTCAGACATATTTTTTAGTTGACTACCTATCTCTCGTTTGGAAGTACCTATATTCACTAATTTACCTGCGTTATCCCTAACTGGattgaagaataaaaaatatactttattaagtacctattaactAAATACCAAACATAAGATACGTAAAATGTGGGTAAAGAgcttattttacatttaacacAAACACAATACACATTCACATTTACGTTAAGACTTGTTCGAGTAACTGTCACTGAAACTTAAAAACTTGAAACAATTTACCTAGCAAATCGATGTACAAGACGATAATCGAAGCGATTGCACTCAAGCTTCGCGGAGTAAGACGACGAGTGCACTGCGTAGCGCGGTGTTCACACTAAGCGTGCGAAGCCCGCGCGCAAGCACCATCGGTGCCAAGGCCGCCGCTGGCGCTGATTGCGAAGTAGTTATTCGTTATGTCAGCTTGTGTTCTACTTATGCAATGCTTACCTACCATTACGATGCAGTTCGATGGCCCGGCGGTTCTTCTTAATGTTTGGCGTTCCGACTAATTGACTTATTAAATAGGTGGTACTAGGTGATAATAGGTGGTGGTACATTATTAGTACATACGTATATTACTCGCGCATACCTACTCAAGAAGGTAGATAAGCAATGATGGATTTTACAATTGCTTGTGCAACTAACGTCAAGCACTATTAGCCGTGTGgtaatagaatatttatttgtatggatATTAGCTATTTCAACTTTTTGATACTTAAAATCGTTTAAAGGCAACAGGTCCTCCAAATAGAAACGAattacgttgtttttttttgtgcaaGGTGGTCAAACTTGCCTACTGCTCGAGAAATCTGACAGCCGGCACCAGGACCAAAAAAAGTCAATTGATTCTGGCTAGACAcattaaaggtaaataaaaagcCATCTTCAGTCTGTTAAACCTCATATATTAGATAAGaagatttatttactaattaaagGGTTAAGCAGGAAACTTAAGAAGTTACTAGCTCcatttttctatatttcttCCGAAGTGTCGATACAGGGTCCTTAAACAGTATCGGATCTAATCTCAATACGGACCGCATCAGCGGCATGTAACCCCAGGCAGTAGCGAACGTATTCAGACAAGACTGCCTTTGCACGAAATGCTCGGGGTCGCTCCACGAAGATCTGAAACAAAAATTCAATAAGTATGAATATCTTCAACCTGccctaattttagaaaaatgtcTATGACGTTTTGaaacgaaatattattattattgcacaaaataataggtaggtatttaatttactacattaattattaaaattatgttaataaaattggGTTTCGGTTAACatgataatacaaaataaataagttaaaagaCTACTTATATAATAAGTGAaacatttacttatatttatggTGTGTAGCTTTATACCGACGCCGTTGTGCTAATTTGAGTGGTGGACGTCGGGTGAGATGCGAGGCAAGACAATTCAGTAATATATCCTCGCAATTGCGCGTCCGCCGCACGGCCTGCCGCAGCGCTGGGGCGGCGGCCGCGTACTGGGCCAGGACCGAGCGGTGCACTAGAGCCGCACCCGGTAATACCATTGAATATGAATCACCCCACTTACTGCTGTAACCCCAAGCTCCCTGCATtggataaaaaaacaatatgtattaCATATCATTATTGCTGTATTAgaatttcatataaataaattaacatcaaCCTTTGCTTCGTCCCAAAAATGAGTTCGAGCCGGATAGCCGACTATTCGCTCAGGAAAATGTTTCCAAACACGGAAGGCAAAGTCAAGTTCTTCAGCCAAAAGAGGAGCATCACCGTCAAGAGAAAATACACCAGCTGTGGGGACCGCCCACAGAGGTTGCCACCTAGCCGAAACACCTTCCCTAAAATAATAAcaggtattaataaaataatcttaaaaaatatatcttaaatactcagaaaatatattcaaattacCCAGGATAGTGGGTGGTGGCGTCAACAACGAGCACGGGCAGCGGATCGCGCGTATCGCCTGCTAAGCGTGATAGCGACTTTAGCGAAGGCGCCGCACGTTCGCTATCCCACACCAATACGACCTACCGATTAACAGTCGCATTAATGGAAGTCTAAATCTTAATAGTATTATCTAActgttagtacgagtttcctttacgtttagCGAAACGTGCTCTCGCTTCGATAtcgttaagcaaactcgtacaaaGCTTTCAGTGTCTTAAAACATGAAACGTATTGAATTTCTTATACTGCATATTTCCTTTTCTCATAATACCTACCTTTTCACAATATTCACTACTTGCTATATTGGCGAGTAATTTATGTAACGCTGGTGATGTAGCTTGAACATATAATAAAGCTGTATAAGTATTGCCTGGTGTAGGTGGTGGCGCTGCCAGAGGCACCGAAGGGGCAGGGAGTGGAGACAAAGGACTAGACGGACAAGTAGGGGCCTGAAGAATAGGGGCTGAAATAGGAAAATGAACTCGGGAGTCACCATAGGTTGCTAAAGTTCCTAGGGCACCAGGAGATGCATTCCAAATTAAAGCTTCCCGTTGCTTTGACAATCTGTGTTCTAGCACACGCTCTAGTAAAATctgtgaataaaaaaatgtaattcaaCAACCAATATCGATTAAAACttagtaaaaataagatatgaaaaatatttagttaaaaggACATTGTATgtcaacttttattaattacctCTATCgtagtaaatacaattttttctATTGACGAAAAATACTGTTCCCataaaaattgtgtttgttgCCGGAGAGCAAGAATACGCTCAGGAGAAACTGAGCGCACTAACTCAGGTacctaaagaaaaatatattatttagtaaatcttttcatattttttacatgtcGACCTCTGATATGTTAGTTGTTATTAGCATAAGAAAACGCAATCTTTAAGAAAATATCACAGTTTCGAATGACGAGTTTCGAAACGTTGCTACAAGGTTATTATATGTACATTTAACTATATTGTAGAGTTGATATTGGATTGTAAGCAAACTATGCATTATGATATCAAAGTGACAAATTCAACAGTTGATAGTCAATGTCAACTATTAAATTGAGCATCATCGTCAGCTACCTCCACGACTGGCAGATGAGAGAGATAGCagttatttaatttcatctCAATCGGATAAGATATCTGAAATTCAGTTGCAAGATTCcactacacacacatacattgtaagttaaataaaaggttTGTCAAAGAGTGCTGCTATCCATTTATGTTAAAACTAGGTTAAAACCATACTACCTAATAATACCATAAATATAGTCTGCCCTATTCCTTCCAAATCCCAAACTTGTGACTTGCCTGCAATAGGAGGCGTTCATCAGCCCAAATAACCGCGCGGCGCCAATCAATACGTTCATCGAATGGTAATCGCCAACCATTACTTAATAGGACAGGTATACATCCTGCTGCCAATGCTTCAAGGAAACGATATGAACCCAAACGTCGTCCTCGTGCCACAAGGCAAAATGTCGAGTTGGCTAATAGTTGCTCATAATCAAATCTGAAAATAAGTAAGAAAGAATATTCTTtttttgatgatgataatggtATATGGTGGACATAAAGAGATCTCAAAGTAGACAATAACACGGTTATGGTAAGATAGTAGGTACTTGAAACAGTAGAAGTTGGTAGGTAATTGAATCTACATggataaaaatcaattgctgttcgttagtttcgataaaactcgagaacgactggatttggcaaattttggtctagaattatttgtagaagtctaTAGAAGGTTTAAAGGTGTGAATCAGCAGTGCGAGCTACAGTAATATGGAATGGTAAATTATAAGCCAACTACTTtagaaaaggatttttttatggaatacggggcaaACGAGCTGGCAACTGATGATAAGCGAAAAGCGCCGcatatggacacccgcaacaccagaggagtcacaggtgcgttaccggcctttcaaaaaggagtacgctcttaatgtaggtacttatttggCGAAAACACCGCGCTGCTGTCGCGTTCGCTCCgattgattttaaattgatattttacaaTGCAACATGGTGTTGCATGACAATATGTAGTCATCAAATTAATGATCTTTAGTGAGACGTAATTCACAAGAAAAGTTCGCTTGTTcatctagcgataatattgccgacaaATGCTACTGAAATTATAAGTAGCCAGACGAGTTATTTAACAAGAGATCTTCTCAAATTGTTTAGCAACATGACGATAGCATATCGCGTGCGAAGTGTTGTTGTTGGTTACGAGGATTCAAGACCCGTCTAGCCGGCGACTCGAACTTGCTTGTCAGTGTGGCAAATATGTATGCTGTTTCACGCAACAAGTGTGCAAGTGAGACACACTCATTAAATAGCagtatgaagatattttttcaGCGGGGGAAAGCGAGACCGGGAAATATGATAAATTCATAGTAAAATGGCCGCACAAAAAATACGATTTGCTCTTTCGAAGATTCCTTTATGAaaaaaactactggttcaattaactacaaataaagttaattaaactcATTAGTAATCgaactttatttgtatattttttgttttggagattttaaagttgttttattatttatttgcacctAAAGTTGCGCTAAAATTACCAAGAAAACGAAGACTGGTGgcttaaaactttttattggtttattattttacaattctaAAACGAAAACCGTACTGACATACTTAGTTAATAACGGGTTAAAACGATATCATGTTTAATTTTGGATGTCCGACGCCAAACTGTGGTGGCGAAAATTATATGCGAAAAAGAACGACtagtatactttcaagttggtaAGTACTGTCCCCACCTGATGAGAACCCAGGGAAATCTAGGGCAACCTTCCAATTATTGCACTTATTACGTTTATACTGACAATTTCATAAAGCTATCCAACCATTTGCGTCTGATGATCATCATTTCATGTtgatgagctgatgatggaaggtagaACACCTCAATAGTTAACAGTTCAAAGaaaatccatttaaaaaaatatatttacatatggATCGAGAATAGTATTCTTTGAGGCTATTAGGTAGTCCTGATTTAATGTAGATAGAATTTAAATAGATGTGGATCtttcatttgtgttattttttcacTAATTACTAGATATCAATCAATAatcttatatttgtatttttatagaattatttCAGTAGTTATATGTATTAGGCGTGTGGTATTATGCTATCGACCTCACAGGTTGACGCATCCAGAGCAATATACCCGATGCAATCGGacaacaaaaaaccaaaaacgTTGCTCTGTGCAAGTCCttggaaatataaaaaaatatatattgaatGGTGTAACCCCCTAGTTATCTTCTTAGCTTTTAAGGCCTTGGGGCACTGAGTTCTAAACTATCAATTGCTAAGCAGTGGAATGAATGATggttattttttgattttagttttaatatgagGTTTTTAAAGTCAGTTTTTTAAactccttattaaatgcgccaactttgttGAAACTTGGAACAAACACAATACAACTTTTTCTAAAGTAACTTGAAAATTTTATGAAGAATACATAGTGTATCAAAAATTACATCTTTTACTAATCTAAAGAAGTTGGCTCATAATTTGTTCTTCCATGTCACTAAAGCACTATTCTGTACAGATGAATGCAAAAATACAGAAGAAAGATAGAGATTAGTAGCAACTAGACTCAAAAGACTgacacagggtgtactttttggTGGATAACAAATATGGCACTGTGATTCAAAAAGTGTGtgacttagaattttttaaatatttttctgataactgtTGGTACCTTTCTGATCACCTGATGCCATTTGGACGTCCACCTCAGGTTCACCCTGTATTTAagtatttagaaaattttataaatacatacttatcaTATTCTCGGTTGTCTTCATCACATCTTTCATCACGTAAATCTTTCCATGACTTTCCATGACGACATGTTGTAACTAGTATTAAATGATTACCATCATGTAAATGCCATAATGAATTTCTAGTTTCACTACCAATACCGTGGACATATCTCTTGCCTTTGAATGCTAACAAATGACGTCTTGGTGCAGGAAACAGGTTACCAGTAGCAGCAGGAGGAACACCCCCTCGTTCTGGATGTTCCTTGTGAAATAAGGGCAAAGAAATGTCAAATTCATCCCTAAAGAATGATTCTGAGGCACTAGCTCTAGCTAAAATTGCCTCTCCTGGGTTAAAACCTAGAGCACTTTCAGCATAATCAGGCCAGGTTCCAGCATACAAATTGAATATGAGATGATTCCGTCCGTTGTTCCAGTAGGGTAGATGAGTTAGTCGTGATGCTACATCAGGAGCATGTTCTGGTGACAGAGGGTCAGCATCTAACGTGTCTATAGCAGGCACAAATAGACAGGCTTCATTCGGGTCTCTTGTCGCATACCGTGACTCTCTTATCACCGACAATACCTTACGATATGATGCACTCACTGGACCATCACTAGGGTAAACATAAATCTTTGGATCTTTGCCACATTTGGAAAAGTCGAAGCATGTTTCCATTCTACAAGGAATCTTTTCTATAGTTAACTTTCTATAAGGTTGAGTTGGCAGTTCTGATAATTCATCGAAAGACGCGAAACTGGGTAATTCACTTCGTCGACTACTTTGGGTGTGTTCAGATTTCAAATGAAACatagtaaaataacaatacactaCAACTCCAAAAGTTAATGAAAGAAGAATGAAACGTTTTTTAGCCTGCATTTTGCCACACACTCATtaaatttctaaatatttaaatttaaatccatTACATATTATAGATCTCACAACGATTaactttttaagaaatatttcctCGGGCTTACTGAAACGTTAGTATCCCCgcagttttatataatattacatttacttaaaatataaacatttcgtctactaaataattaatattattgaccGTAAGAAAGGGGAACAACATAATAACAACATTCTTTCAATGACTTATGCATGAAAATATACCTAACTCGAAACTCCGTCTAAGTGTCAACTGAACTGACAAGAGTGACAAGTGacaacacaaaacatttttttttatataatattaaaagccCTTAATACAATATCTGATTTGGTCGGGCCCGACCACCTAAATTGTAGCGTATGGTCAGACATAATGATTCTGTGGTAATTAGgccatttttaataatatactgTCTACGTAACAAATATATTGCGAATTTGCGATAGCAAAATCTCCGGCAGTTGGTCGTACGGTACGTAACGTAATTTACCTACTACAAaacggaataaataaataacatccgAAGTCAATTTAATAACAAACGTAATTATGGTGAAGGTggttgcaaaaaatattgttggtACCTAGTAAAAAAACAGAGCGATagaaaattactattttttaatttgatactttcaacagtttttttcTGACACATCTACGGTTTAGCTCTTTGCTAAGATTGGCATCACTGGAACGAAGAACTAGATAAACGTACTAATGTCAGCGTCGGGGACCTGACCAGCCTGATTCcggtattaataataatttgtcaaacCAACCGCTGTGCACACGCTATAATTTAGGTGGTCAGGCCTGACCAAGTCAGGACATGTATTACGGCAGCACAATATTCCGCTGGCAACACTGTCGTCAAGTCGTCATTTTACACTAATTCCACTTTCATATAATGGAATACCATTGACTTGCCGATTGCCAAAAGTTAAGAATTGCTTTGTGATTATATAGGTTCAAGGTGTTGCAGGCAGCAATTGCTTTAGATTGAGGTGAGATTAGATTTGCTTCAAAAT
Encoded proteins:
- the LOC118275126 gene encoding exostosin-1 translates to MQAKKRFILLSLTFGVVVYCYFTMFHLKSEHTQSSRRSELPSFASFDELSELPTQPYRKLTIEKIPCRMETCFDFSKCGKDPKIYVYPSDGPVSASYRKVLSVIRESRYATRDPNEACLFVPAIDTLDADPLSPEHAPDVASRLTHLPYWNNGRNHLIFNLYAGTWPDYAESALGFNPGEAILARASASESFFRDEFDISLPLFHKEHPERGGVPPAATGNLFPAPRRHLLAFKGKRYVHGIGSETRNSLWHLHDGNHLILVTTCRHGKSWKDLRDERCDEDNREYDKFDYEQLLANSTFCLVARGRRLGSYRFLEALAAGCIPVLLSNGWRLPFDERIDWRRAVIWADERLLLQVPELVRSVSPERILALRQQTQFLWEQYFSSIEKIVFTTIEILLERVLEHRLSKQREALIWNASPGALGTLATYGDSRVHFPISAPILQAPTCPSSPLSPLPAPSVPLAAPPPTPGNTYTALLYVQATSPALHKLLANIASSEYCEKVVLVWDSERAAPSLKSLSRLAGDTRDPLPVLVVDATTHYPGEGVSARWQPLWAVPTAGVFSLDGDAPLLAEELDFAFRVWKHFPERIVGYPARTHFWDEAKGAWGYSSKWGDSYSMVLPGAALVHRSVLAQYAAAAPALRQAVRRTRNCEDILLNCLASHLTRRPPLKLAQRRRYKATHHKYKSSWSDPEHFVQRQSCLNTFATAWGYMPLMRSVLRLDPILFKDPVSTLRKKYRKMELVTS